The nucleotide sequence acagaactcagaaaactgagtaaacttagtattagtccagtccagttcagtaactcagttcagtatgttttagttgggagtagcattcaacaccgagtgaacccaaggatgggggctcacctgtcagtagagggtgtgatccttagaagcaatttttgtattccagaactacatagccaacgtaggttgagacatcaaacatgccagttgagggttgatgaggtgttttaacctgccagttgagggtttcaccgttctcattagagtacctgctagatgaaggtaactcttcagtgtcttgacccatggcacggtactgacacccttccaactagggtcacaagttggaccccaactcagttatcttatttagggcatgtcgattagatgattacctcccatggtttcagtctcaatcttcagaataaaactcagttcagttctgtaaaattaggactgtcagatacagtcaatcagtatcagtaactcagttatcagtaacttcagatattagttactcagtatcagaacttaggacttagcttcagacaagctcaGTCACAATATTTATTATATGCAcagtagtgcatactcagtatttacagcagtatcagttatctatgtactctcatgttgttactctatatcattcagtcaattattgttcatgcacatgaacccttgcattcagtcttacctcatctagcatactggtacatttcacgtactgacgcatactctttctttgcgctatgatgtctcatatcattggtTCGCAAGCTCAAGTTCCCTATtgcgcatagacagattcagattcagccagcagtgtcagagttagtagtgggtcctcatctatcaaggatattttattatttcaatttctcGGTAGATGcaatatttcagtagatggagtagttagaggattgtcccatcaactccacatttagaaagttcagtttagaggctttttagactagactttcagacagtattcagttgtACAGATTACTATTATCAGTTgctattctttatcagtatttacaaattttgaatcttatggcattttagcctattttctacatttatttcagaattattattcagtgcttacagctgatatcagtcatgggttaattTGTGGTCCTCCGggatcgtaagcatcgtgtagcgtccggggtacagactcggggcattacaatactTTTTTAGTGGGTTCATTAGGGTGTCTATGTTTCCATTTTTTCAACATTTGTGTGTCTATTTGTCAAAATAAGTTGTCAAAGTATGTCGAGTATCTTTAGGGTTTGACTTTTTCATTTAttaacatattattaattattaatttatttttatatttcctttacttcttaatttattaaacaaaaagtGAACTCTTTTGTAACTTTACAATTACATTTACACGGGCACAACGTCAGTCAGTCAACAACTAAATGGGGAGTATCTTTGGGGTTTGATTTCACTTATtaacatattattaattaataatttatttttatttttttacttcttaatttattaaacaaaaaatgaACTCTTATAATTTGTTAATTAAGCTACTCAAACGACAAAACCCTCCTGGCCTTCTCCACCAAAGTCCAAAAACCTTTCTCTTCCAATATTTAAATACcaaatttcatcttcttctcttattcttttaattttatttttgattttcatGATCTTCATTCACTAATCTCAAAATGCAGGtactttaattttctttagagTTAAAAATTCGAAAtatgattttaaatttgaatttttttatggtATTTATCTATTTCTTATCCATTataattgctataaaaaatatctGAGTTAACAGAAATTTGTTCTCCTTGTTTTTGTCAAAGAAAAGGAAATTTCTTCAATATATTTTCCTCCTATCCAATAAAAAAGGAGGAAAATGATATCTTACGTTTAGCAATTAGTTTTGTGAGGATCCACACAGAATGGTAGTTATAGCTGTACTTATTTTCTGTGGCATGTGATCCTTAATTGCATTGTCTATTTAGAGCAACAAAGTGTGGCTACTAAACGTCTAGCAaagctagaaaataaaatatccttATTAAAATATTTTGCTACGTCACCATTCTCCTAAATTTCACAACACTGAAATaaggattttagatttttttttcttcatcaatctTTTATAGATATGATTCTATGAATAATTCTTTCTTGAAAATCATATTAATTAGATCTTGTTTTGCAGGAATTGTCATAAATTTATGTAAATCAGGATGGATAAGTTTGTCATTAGATCAAAATGTGGGAAATCATGCTCCAATGCTACTATCCCATCCGTTGTTTCATCCATACCTTCGGAAGCGATACTACTCATTCGAATATcgaatttacatatttgaaagcAGACCCGGCAGAGAAAAAAGGCCTATAGTAGAATATGGTGCTAATTTACGTGATGAAGTTAAAATATGTTATATTCAAAAGGGACCTTGTCAGCCTAAGgatcatatttttttgaaaactcaatttgaaaagaagaaaattacaATGCATAAATTTCATCCTGATTGGTTTAAGGGTCAATATTCCAAGTGGTTAAAGTACAGTGTATCAAAAGATGCTGCATATTGTTTGTGTTGCTATTTATTTAAAAATGGGCACGAAGTTCGTGGAAATATGATAGATATTGATTTTACACAACATGGATTTAAGGGTTAGAACAAGACTTTGGAGAGATTCGAAATCCATATTGAAGAGGTTAATAGCATCCACAACAAGTGTTTCAACATGATGATTGATTTGATGAATCAAtcataatctatttgcatatcttttgaaaagcattttgagaaagaaaaaaatgaatctcGTCATCGCTTGAGTGCTTCAATCGATTTGGCAAGGTTTCTTTTGAGATTGAGATTGTCATTTCGTGGTCATGATGAGAGTGTATCATCTACAAATAGAGATATATTTCTTGAGATTTTGTGTTGGTATGAAAATATTGATAAGGATGTTGAGaacattattttagaaaatacctcaaaaaatgaaatgatgtgttgtccaaaaatttaaaaagatattgtTGATGCTTGTGAAAAATAAGCAATCAAAGTTATCATGGAAGACTTAGATGGTAATAATTTAGGAATACTAGTTGATGGATCAAAAGATATATCACATAAAGAGCAAATGTCACTTGTTCTCCGATATGTTGACAAAAAGGTGAAGTAATAGAGTGATTTATTGGTGTTGTCCATGTTAGTGATACATCTACATGATCATTGAAGGAGTCAATCTATTCTTTTCTTTCAGATCACTCACTAAGTCCGTCCTAAATACGTGGACAAGGTTATGATGGTGCAAGTAACATGCAAGGAGAACTAAATGGTCTTAAGAACTTAATTTTGTGTGATACTCTATCTACTTATTCTACCCATTATTTTGCTCACCAATTGCAGCTGACACTTGTGGCTCTTGTGAAGAAAAATTCagatttgtgatttttttgtttagttaCTAATGGGTTGATATTGTTAGAGCATTTTATAAGTGCAGGGATTTGCTCAAACAACATCAAGCTGCAAAGTTAGAGGAGTTGATTATTTTTGGTAAAATGCACACAGTACGGGGACTAAAATAAGAACGTGGACTTCAACAGCCATGCGACACTCATTGGGGTTCTCACTGTACAACATTAGAGAACTTCATTGacatattttcataaattctttatGTTCTTGAATTTGCTGCACGTGAGTGCCTAAATTATCTTGACAGACTTACAACTGGAACTCTGGAGAATATGATTAAGGGATTTGATTTTGCTTTTCTGCTACACTTAATGTTGAAAGTTCTAATGATAACAAATCATTTGAACTCCTCGTTACAAAAGATGGATCGAGATATTGTCAATGCTCTGAAACTGCTCAATACTGCAAATCAAGAATTGCAAAGGATGAGGGATAGTGGATAGAGATCATTACTTgatgatgttttttctttttgtgataaATATGAGATATTGATCCCAAAAATGGATGCTCGTTACATTCTTGGTAAGTCAAAACGTAGAGCTCTTGATGTTACATATTCTCATCATTTTCGGGTTGAAAGATTTTGTGTTGTTATTGATTTGCAACTTCAAGAGCTTAATAATTATTTCAACGTTGTGAGTACTGACTTACTTTTTGGTATGGCTTGTTTACATCCAGCTAAGTCATTTggtaattttgataagaaaaaaataataaggtTGGCTGAATATTATCTGAATGAGTTTGATAGCAACAAACTTCGAGATCTCAATTGTCACTTGATAATTTCATAGCACTTGTTCGAGGTTCTGATGAAAGATTTTTCAATACGAAGGAAATTACTAATCTTGCTAAAGCATTGGTTGAATCAGAATTACATCAGACTTGGCCTCTTATTTATTCGCTCATCAATTTTACTCTCATTCTTTCCGTTGCTATTGCTTCTGTGGAATAAGCTTTCTCTTCCATGAACTACATAAAAAATGAACTCCGCAACAACATGGGTGATGAATTTTTTAATGGTTGTTTGGTTTGCTACGTAGAGCGTAAGATATTTGTAGGTGTAAGTAATGATGCTACTATTcatcattttcaaaatatgaaaagtcGTAAAGCTCAGTTATGATTGGTGTCCTATAATTAGaagtttttttctaaattcagaCTTATGACCCTGAAGTCTTTTTTGTATGTAACTTGTGATTGGAAGCCTTTTTTGACAATGGTAATATTAATCGTACTTTTATTTTAATGTTACATTTAAATAGTTATATATTTACATTATGTCATCATTAGCAAATtatgttaaaaaaagttaaagcATCCACAACCTTTAAATTCTGAACCCGTCAGTGTGTGCATAACGAAAGTTTTAATGTATGTGGTGCCCTTTTTAATTGTGCTAGTAATAACAATCTTAGATCATTAAAATCAAGATGTTGGTTTTTCAGCTTTCAACTTCCTTTAGTCATTTTCGACACAATCATCATGCAAATAAACTGGATGAACTACTGCCTTATCACCTCTTCCCAATCATTGATGCTTGGACGAATGCCTTGTTATCTCAGCTACTCTATGTTTCCTCTTTGGTCGGCCATTACTAGTCCACGAAGAGCTCATGTACTTAGCTGGCAATAATGTCCCTAGAAACTTTAGCATCATGCATCTTCACTAAATAGTTTAGTTTTTCGTTAATATCAACCAACAATATCTCCATTTTTCTGAATGATCCTCCATTTTCTTTAATCGTTTCTCAAATTGCGTTAAAAGAAATCATTAACTTAAGAGTTTGAACACATCAGATCATTTATACAAAATACGAGAGATCATTAGTAacttaagaaattataataagaGAATAATCACAAGCACAAAGTTAGCACCACCTCCACCCCTTTAAAAATCACTGTGGATTCTAGAGTAAAGCTAATAATTGGAGAGTCGAACAACAAAAGATAAATCAGTGGCCTTATGTTCTTTGGCTAGCTAGTCAACTTAGCAATTGAAAAATTCAATACCTCTAATTAACAACAGAGAAGTATATAGTCCCGTTACTTCTCTTCCATTGTTAATTGAGAAAAGGATTcccaaaaggaaaaaataggaaaagtagaataacaaaaataatgttATCTCATTTTTCTCAACGATAAATGTttgcttgaaaaatatttttaatgaaaaatattttacacCGTACCGAACACATCCTACATCTACTCTTGCTAAAAAAAATTAGGCCTCCCTATTGCTATGCACTTCACCACGTATGAgatttgaaaaagaaatagatgaaaaacaacattaaaaaatGAGAGGATCATTTTCTTAATTTCAAATTGCAAGTGAAAATGTGAAATACAAAACATGAACTTTCATTGTTTACTTGAGTCATGGCCATTCTGACCACTACTTGCAGCATTGGaatgtaaattttgaaattttaacatAAGTGAAATAGGAGTGAAGTTTGTAATagatattttctttaatttgatgCTTTTATGTtatcctattttattatattttttgtgcATTTATGAATAATTTACTAGTGCTGCACGTTGAAtgagaaatatatttatttattgaaaaaattagatcaaaagaaatacaaaattaagaGAGGGgaatatttgtttgtatttttttgtggGTAGAATCTGGCGGTTTAAATTAAGgtgtgtttatttttttaaaaggatcATTTAGTGTTGATTTAGATTTTTTCGTTAAAGAAAGGGTAAATAAAGTATGACGAATGGTATATATAGTCAATTTGTTAAGTAAAGAGATAAAATTGGCTTTGACCATGAAGTATAACCAATCAatgttatatttattcaaatttttaaagtaaaagataAATTTAACCTTTTCccctatattttatatttatacaacaatcAAAGATACTCTTCACGTGCAACCCTAGAAATATGTTGATCGAGTCCTAAGGATGAGTGTACGTAACACCTAGGGAAATCTCACATCAATAAAATTCGAGAGAGATGACATGTATATAAGAAAGTAGGTCTTAGACCTTTGTGACACGTTTTAAACTCATGCAACCCTGAATTCAAAACGGATAATATCACTAATAGGCTGGACTATGACAGAGAGgagataaaacaaaaaaaaaaaaactacgcTTATTATGCACACAAAGCTACTTTGTATCTCGGACAGTTGAATTGGTGTAGCGAACTATAGCCTAAACAAAACCAACAAGAAGTATTGTCACTTGGGACATAATGACGTATAttaatatgatgatgatgatataatatTCACATCTTTAACCAAGAAAAAAGACATAGTACATAAATATATTGAGTACAAATGTGTACAAATAAATGCTTAAACTtgcataaaattaaataataagacACATACATTCTACACTTATtgttttttaaaagatatagtttctCCAATCAAACGTGTCCTTAAAAATTGAGGGGTATATTTGTTCCACTTGTTTAATAGCTCGTTCGAGGAAcaagttattaattatttcaaaattattattccacccttaataaagaataaataacaCTATAATTCAGAATAAGTTATCCTACCAACCAAACATGAAGTCATTATTAAAATTATTCtcgaaattagttattattttttactccctctatttcaaaattattgaattgTTGAGGTAGatgaattcattaaaaaaaatcttttatttgtaggggggtgcacggatttaataggtataatagatttagtaggtttctagtgaatctatttttattagtgcgtggatattttttaaattttgtttcaatatcttttaataatttacttttttcgtaagatatattcattgattattttatcctgtagtaattgcagagttacaaatttctgtataataatttatcctatctgtgctataatgtatatctaattctagattttcaatgttatttattatcttgtgttgttcttctcgtagtgagttttttaaactatatagactatcacatgtacttttatctaaattttctaaagttttttctatccatattaatttttcttttaggttttccattatttttctaattcggtttctataattaatttcattatttagattttcttgattttctctagttttcctaatatattctagcattttttaatctgaataatatccttctgggtaaatttcttcgtataactgttctagacaatttgtagtttcaatttcatagtttattacttcttttaatattattttcttgatatctattatttctatatctttgagtatatataagattaaaactttgaGATAATCTAGATAacctatcttttaaaattggttttattatagtgttttgtagttgtttgttttagccttagtagtttttgcatatttttattaagaaattttatatctttatttcccatgtatttatctatatttatttttatctgtttttctagtaactgcatattttttatattgttttctaaaaattttatgtaacttatcatcgtaaatatttgtaagaatagttaggtagatatggtatataacttactctagtcatgtaatattcaccaaaagctttttctaatatgatttttcttatatctgctacttttatatttctaagtgtatacaaaataagtattttgaatttatctaccatcacatcagatatattatcattcattttcataaatttgcttttttcaaaatattcccttcaaccatgtacataaaatatagtcatcttagcttactatatactagattattcttaaataatatgttcttccgtcactattaacatggtaatccggatactttttcccttaaacagcgcctct is from Capsicum annuum cultivar UCD-10X-F1 chromosome 5, UCD10Xv1.1, whole genome shotgun sequence and encodes:
- the LOC124898421 gene encoding uncharacterized protein LOC124898421, with the protein product MDARYILGKSKRRALDVTYSHHFRVERFCVVIDLQLQELNNYFNVVSTDLLFGMACLHPAKSFALVRGSDERFFNTKEITNLAKALVESELHQTWPLIYSLINFTLILSVAIASVE